One segment of Micromonospora parathelypteridis DNA contains the following:
- the eccD gene encoding type VII secretion integral membrane protein EccD yields the protein MATKTATGGLSRITIVAPRTRMDLALPSDIPMADLLPTLLRYAGEDMADEGARHGGWALSRLGGAPLDGGRTAAQLSVRDGEVLYFNPRSAAAPEIVFDDVVDAVATATNQRPGAWQVGATRSFAVVFAAAALGAGALAALFAGPPHLPGALAALLVAVTLLVGAAVLSRAAGDSRTGAVLALVGLGYAATGGLLLLAGDRPLTELASPHVLLAATAAVVAGAVAVLAVGDRYPLFFAAIGVGAATGFGALLCLLFGLDAPASAAVVAAVAFGMVPALPMAAYRLARLPVPSIPTGPEDLKTDSESVDGRQVLQRSERADQFMTGLLWTVSLLVLGAQLVLALDGRLAAVLLCLVLALLSLLRARPLLGRAQRTPVLLTGTVGLGLAAASTFAGGSLQVRLGLILGGLVLAAVISLIYGLSVADKRISPVWGRLLDIAEILLIISLVPLAFWVCGLYGWIVNLRP from the coding sequence GTGGCGACGAAGACGGCGACCGGCGGATTGAGCCGAATCACCATCGTGGCTCCACGTACCCGAATGGACCTGGCGCTGCCATCGGACATCCCGATGGCCGACCTGCTCCCCACCCTGCTGCGCTACGCCGGCGAGGACATGGCCGACGAGGGCGCGCGGCACGGCGGCTGGGCTCTGTCCCGGTTGGGCGGCGCGCCCCTGGACGGCGGGCGCACCGCCGCGCAGCTCAGCGTCCGTGACGGGGAGGTGCTCTACTTCAACCCCCGGTCGGCGGCAGCGCCGGAAATCGTCTTCGACGACGTGGTGGATGCCGTCGCCACCGCGACGAACCAACGCCCCGGTGCCTGGCAGGTCGGCGCGACCCGGTCCTTCGCGGTGGTCTTCGCGGCGGCGGCGCTCGGCGCCGGCGCGCTGGCCGCGCTCTTCGCCGGGCCGCCGCACCTGCCCGGCGCGCTGGCGGCGCTGCTGGTCGCGGTGACGCTGCTGGTGGGCGCGGCGGTGCTGTCCCGGGCGGCCGGCGACAGCCGTACCGGCGCGGTGCTGGCCCTGGTCGGCCTGGGGTATGCCGCCACCGGCGGCCTGTTGCTCCTCGCTGGCGACCGGCCGCTGACCGAACTGGCCAGCCCGCACGTCCTGCTCGCGGCGACCGCCGCCGTGGTCGCCGGGGCGGTGGCCGTGCTGGCGGTCGGCGACCGGTACCCCCTCTTCTTCGCCGCGATCGGGGTGGGGGCCGCGACCGGGTTCGGCGCGCTGCTCTGCCTGCTCTTCGGCCTCGACGCGCCGGCCTCCGCCGCGGTGGTGGCGGCGGTCGCGTTCGGCATGGTGCCGGCGCTGCCGATGGCGGCCTACCGGTTGGCGAGACTGCCGGTGCCGTCGATCCCGACCGGTCCGGAGGACCTGAAGACCGACAGCGAGTCGGTCGACGGCCGGCAGGTGCTCCAGCGCAGCGAACGCGCCGACCAGTTCATGACCGGCCTGCTGTGGACCGTCTCGCTGCTGGTGCTCGGCGCGCAGCTCGTGCTGGCCCTGGACGGGCGCCTGGCGGCGGTGCTGCTGTGCCTGGTGCTGGCCCTGCTGTCGCTGCTCCGGGCACGACCGCTGCTGGGCCGCGCCCAGCGCACCCCCGTGCTGCTGACGGGCACCGTCGGGCTGGGCCTGGCCGCCGCGAGCACCTTCGCCGGGGGGTCGCTGCAGGTCCGGCTCGGTCTGATCCTCGGCGGGCTGGTGCTGGCCGCGGTCATCAGCCTGATCTACGGCCTGTCCGTCGCCGACAAGCGCATCTCTCCGGTCTGGGGCCGGTTGCTCGACATCGCCGAGATCCTGCTCATCATCTCGCTGGTCCCGCTCGCCTTCTGGGTCTGCGGCCTGTACGGCTGGATCGTCAACCTCCGGCCCTGA
- a CDS encoding type VII secretion protein EccE, protein MLVGQLVVLELCAVGVWAASAGPSWLLPAAGGVALLIVLATFARRGGRWWFEDLLLRRRMRRRGERASTVLGGRAVDPRLTALAPELSIIELTDRGTRLGIGQDDQGWFAAVALQSASGATAGSVSASTVDRVLQVLADFSAPVSRTQVVAHTMVWYPAPGAPPAAHRTVWVALRLSVRDARVEAVSRGGGLPGVHRTVAAGIGRLGKALTSAGLAYRPLGREELRAAIVSAAGLDLGMEAPAETWLGLRGGGWTHRCMVLRGRSDVRLGPLVDAITATSAPSHTVAATVSVDGRVAAPLLRVAATDNHVEALVKVVRDVAQRTGTSTRPMDGQHGPGVYATAPVASALGISTGPKAR, encoded by the coding sequence GTGTTGGTCGGTCAGCTCGTCGTGCTGGAGTTGTGCGCGGTCGGCGTCTGGGCCGCGTCGGCCGGGCCCAGCTGGCTGCTCCCCGCGGCGGGCGGCGTCGCGCTGCTGATCGTCCTGGCGACCTTCGCCCGCCGAGGTGGTCGTTGGTGGTTCGAGGACCTGCTGCTGCGCCGGCGGATGCGGCGACGCGGCGAGCGCGCCTCGACCGTGCTGGGCGGCAGGGCTGTCGACCCGCGGTTGACCGCGCTCGCCCCCGAGTTGAGCATCATCGAGTTGACCGACCGGGGCACCCGGCTGGGCATTGGGCAGGACGACCAGGGGTGGTTCGCCGCTGTCGCGCTGCAGTCGGCCAGTGGTGCGACGGCCGGTTCGGTGAGTGCCTCGACGGTCGACCGCGTGCTGCAGGTGCTCGCGGATTTCAGCGCCCCGGTCTCCCGGACCCAGGTCGTCGCACACACCATGGTCTGGTACCCGGCACCCGGCGCCCCGCCTGCGGCGCACCGGACCGTCTGGGTGGCGCTGCGGCTCAGCGTCCGCGACGCCCGGGTGGAGGCGGTGAGCCGGGGCGGCGGGCTCCCCGGTGTGCACCGGACCGTGGCTGCCGGGATCGGTCGACTGGGCAAGGCGCTGACCTCCGCGGGCCTGGCCTATCGGCCGCTGGGCCGGGAGGAGTTGCGCGCCGCCATCGTCTCGGCGGCCGGTCTGGACCTGGGGATGGAGGCGCCGGCGGAGACCTGGCTAGGACTGCGCGGCGGTGGCTGGACCCACCGGTGCATGGTCCTGCGCGGACGTTCCGACGTGCGGCTCGGCCCACTGGTGGACGCGATCACCGCGACTTCGGCACCGTCGCACACGGTGGCCGCCACGGTATCGGTGGACGGTCGGGTGGCGGCGCCGCTGCTGCGGGTCGCGGCGACGGACAACCACGTCGAGGCGCTGGTCAAGGTGGTTCGAGACGTCGCCCAACGCACGGGCACGTCCACCCGCCCGATGGATGGCCAGCACGGTCCGGGCGTCTACGCCACCGCGCCGGTCGCGTCGGCGCTGGGCATCTCGACCGGCCCGAAGGCGCGCTGA